In a single window of the Flavivirga spongiicola genome:
- the guaA gene encoding glutamine-hydrolyzing GMP synthase: MQHDKVLILDFGSQYTQLIARRVRELNIYSEIHPFNKIPTNIESYKAVILSGSPFSVRGKEALHPDLSQIRGKKPLLGVCYGAQYLAHFSGGEVAPSNTREYGRANLSFIKTDDPFFENVSEGSQVWMSHSDTIKELPTGSVLIASTHDVKNAAYKIEGEQTYAIQFHPEVYHSTDGKQILENFLVSIAGLHQDWTPDSFVEETVEAIQEKVGNDKVVLGLSGGVDSTVAAVLLNKAIGKNLYCIFVNNGLLRKNEFQNVLNQYEGMGLNVKGVDASQRFLDALAGIEDPEKKRKAIGNAFIEVFDDEAHKLEDVKWLAQGTIYPDVIESVSATGGPSATIKSHHNVGGLPDFMKLEIVEPLRAIFKDEVRRVGATLGIDPELLGRHPFPGPGLGIRILGDITAEKVRILQEVDAIFINGLKEWNLYDNVWQAGAMLLPVNSVGVMGDERTYEKCVALRAVESTDGMTADWVNLPYEFLQKTSNDIINKVKGVNRVVYDISSKPPATIEWE; encoded by the coding sequence ATGCAACATGACAAGGTACTAATTTTAGACTTCGGATCGCAATACACACAACTTATTGCCCGTCGAGTTAGGGAACTCAACATTTACTCCGAAATACATCCATTTAATAAGATTCCAACAAATATAGAAAGCTATAAAGCCGTTATACTTTCTGGTAGCCCATTTTCTGTAAGAGGCAAGGAAGCGTTACATCCGGATTTATCTCAAATACGTGGTAAAAAGCCGCTTTTAGGGGTATGCTATGGAGCACAGTATTTGGCGCATTTCTCAGGTGGTGAAGTCGCACCTTCCAATACCAGAGAATATGGTCGAGCCAATTTATCATTCATAAAAACGGACGACCCTTTCTTCGAAAATGTTAGTGAAGGGAGTCAAGTTTGGATGAGTCATAGTGATACTATTAAAGAATTACCAACTGGTAGTGTTTTAATAGCAAGTACACATGATGTAAAAAATGCGGCATATAAAATTGAAGGAGAGCAAACGTACGCCATTCAATTTCACCCTGAAGTATATCATTCAACAGATGGGAAACAAATATTAGAAAACTTTTTAGTGAGTATAGCTGGACTTCATCAAGATTGGACACCAGACTCTTTTGTAGAAGAAACCGTTGAAGCCATTCAAGAAAAGGTAGGAAATGATAAAGTCGTACTGGGACTTTCTGGAGGCGTAGACTCCACAGTCGCAGCAGTCTTACTTAACAAAGCGATTGGTAAAAACCTGTACTGCATATTTGTAAACAACGGGTTACTTCGTAAAAACGAATTCCAAAATGTTTTAAATCAATATGAAGGGATGGGACTCAATGTAAAAGGTGTTGACGCTTCACAACGTTTTCTAGATGCTTTGGCTGGCATAGAAGATCCTGAGAAAAAACGTAAAGCCATAGGAAATGCATTTATTGAAGTCTTTGATGATGAAGCACATAAGCTAGAAGATGTAAAATGGTTAGCACAGGGGACTATTTATCCAGATGTTATTGAAAGTGTTTCTGCAACAGGAGGCCCTTCTGCAACTATAAAAAGTCATCATAATGTAGGAGGTTTACCGGATTTTATGAAACTCGAAATAGTAGAACCTCTAAGAGCCATTTTTAAGGATGAAGTTAGGCGTGTAGGAGCTACTTTGGGAATTGATCCAGAACTTTTAGGACGTCACCCATTTCCCGGACCAGGATTAGGGATTCGTATTTTAGGAGATATAACTGCAGAAAAAGTACGTATTCTACAAGAAGTTGATGCCATTTTTATAAATGGTTTAAAAGAATGGAATCTATATGACAATGTTTGGCAAGCAGGAGCCATGCTACTTCCGGTTAATAGTGTTGGTGTTATGGGAGATGAGCGTACCTATGAAAAATGTGTAGCGCTTAGAGCAGTAGAAAGTACGGATGGTATGACAGCCGATTGGGTGAATTTACCATATGAATTTCTACAAAAAACATCAAACGATATAATAAATAAAGTAAAAGGCGTTAATAGGGTAGTTTATGATATTAGTTCAAAGCCACCAGCTACTATTGAGTGGGAGTAA
- a CDS encoding pyridoxal phosphate-dependent decarboxylase family protein: protein MHKIDIELVEMTMDVMKYAIDRLSATQSKIGKPKSEARLKELVGETITDKGIGGEYAFNLWKKYLMKATVPVDHPRNLAFVPASPTRASIMFDLVTSASSIHGAYWMEGAGGIFCENEAMKWIVSLTGLPEGAFGVFTSGGTAANLSAMVTAREHWRKNDDFKGEKGLIITSIGAHSSIKAMAKVIDVDVLLVDSEDRLFGKELQDTINGLTEHQRKRLFSVVATGGTTNAGIIDDLDGIANICKIENLWFHVDAAYGGGALAADSVRHLFNGIEKADSITIDPHKWMFSPYDCGAVIYKNPELAKQAHSQEGSYLDIFKDEGAHGFNPTDYQIQLTRRVRGLPLWFSLATHGTDQYKKAVERGIELAQMAGKMITENPYVELVREPSLSCVLYRRIGWKPEDYTNWTYENHRKGFALVTPTKWKTGDTYETVSRFCFINPDTTGKDIEMILDTMK from the coding sequence ATGCACAAAATTGATATTGAATTGGTCGAAATGACTATGGATGTCATGAAATATGCCATAGATAGACTTTCTGCAACACAAAGTAAAATAGGGAAACCTAAAAGTGAAGCCAGACTAAAGGAGTTGGTAGGTGAAACTATTACTGATAAAGGTATTGGGGGCGAGTATGCTTTTAATTTATGGAAGAAATATTTAATGAAGGCCACGGTGCCAGTAGATCACCCAAGAAATTTGGCTTTTGTACCTGCATCACCAACAAGAGCCTCCATTATGTTCGATTTAGTAACATCTGCTTCTAGTATTCATGGAGCCTATTGGATGGAAGGTGCTGGCGGTATTTTCTGTGAAAATGAAGCCATGAAGTGGATTGTTTCATTAACAGGTTTACCAGAAGGAGCATTTGGTGTGTTTACAAGTGGTGGTACGGCAGCCAACCTTTCTGCTATGGTAACTGCTCGAGAACATTGGAGAAAAAATGATGATTTTAAAGGAGAAAAAGGGCTTATTATTACTTCTATTGGTGCCCATTCTTCAATTAAAGCTATGGCAAAGGTTATAGATGTGGATGTGTTGCTGGTGGATTCTGAAGACAGGTTGTTTGGAAAAGAATTACAGGATACTATTAATGGTCTAACCGAGCACCAGCGTAAACGCTTATTTTCTGTGGTAGCAACAGGAGGAACAACAAATGCAGGTATTATTGATGATTTAGATGGCATAGCCAATATTTGTAAAATAGAAAACTTATGGTTTCATGTAGATGCTGCTTATGGTGGAGGTGCCTTGGCTGCAGATTCTGTTAGGCATTTGTTTAACGGTATTGAAAAAGCTGATAGCATTACTATAGACCCTCATAAATGGATGTTCTCTCCTTATGATTGTGGAGCAGTTATTTATAAAAACCCCGAGTTAGCTAAACAAGCGCATTCACAGGAAGGATCGTATCTCGATATTTTTAAGGATGAAGGGGCTCATGGTTTTAACCCAACCGATTATCAAATACAATTAACACGTCGGGTAAGAGGTTTGCCTTTATGGTTTTCGTTAGCGACTCACGGAACAGATCAATATAAAAAAGCTGTAGAGCGAGGTATTGAACTCGCTCAAATGGCAGGGAAGATGATCACCGAGAATCCTTATGTGGAACTTGTTCGAGAACCAAGTTTGTCTTGTGTATTGTATAGAAGAATAGGATGGAAGCCAGAAGATTACACCAATTGGACTTATGAAAACCATAGAAAAGGTTTCGCATTAGTAACTCCAACCAAATGGAAAACAGGAGATACTTATGAGACCGTTTCAAGATTCTGTTTTATTAACCCTGATACTACCGGGAAGGACATTGAGATGATTTTAGATACTATGAAATAA
- the bshC gene encoding bacillithiol biosynthesis cysteine-adding enzyme BshC encodes MSSERISFKKTGYFSSLICDYLEEKSELKAFYHHFPKIENFENQIKEKQISVQEQSRIVLVDSLKQQYKDIDASDLTHQNIDALKQENTFTITTGHQLNLFTGPLYFLYKIVSAINLSKELNETYPSYNFVPVYWMATEDHDFDEINYFNFKGKKVQWNRESQGAAGELSLEGLEDIFKLYSKELGVSKNADYLRDLFSRAYLNHTNLADATRYLANELFKDYGLVIIDANDTNLKKQFAPFIEDELLHQKSFKSVLETNKDLSKAYDIQVNPREINLFYLKENLRERILFEDDIFKVNNTNISWSKSEILKHLREVPERFSPNVIMRPLYQEVILPNLCYIGGGGELAYWFQLKQFFNTVHVPFPILLLRNSALIKTKQQSDKLKKLNISNADIFLKRDAFINKKVREISNINIDFSSQKEHLEVQFKTLFKLAEQTDKSFLGAVKAQEVKQLKGIENLEKRLLKAQKKTLADQVSRITELQEQLFPGQSLQERNTNFSEFYLEYGERLIPNLIKNLEPLKGEFLILNL; translated from the coding sequence ATGTCGTCAGAGAGGATCTCATTCAAAAAAACAGGCTATTTTTCATCACTAATCTGTGATTATCTAGAAGAGAAATCAGAATTGAAGGCGTTTTATCATCATTTCCCTAAAATTGAAAATTTTGAAAATCAGATAAAAGAAAAACAAATATCTGTTCAAGAGCAATCAAGGATCGTTCTGGTTGATAGTTTAAAGCAACAATATAAAGATATTGACGCATCAGATTTAACACATCAAAATATTGATGCTTTAAAACAAGAAAACACATTCACGATTACAACGGGACATCAGCTTAATTTATTTACTGGTCCCTTATACTTTTTATATAAAATAGTTTCTGCGATCAATCTTTCAAAAGAATTAAACGAAACATATCCATCATATAATTTTGTACCAGTTTATTGGATGGCAACAGAGGATCATGATTTTGATGAAATTAATTATTTCAATTTTAAAGGAAAGAAAGTACAATGGAATAGGGAATCCCAAGGTGCAGCGGGAGAATTATCGTTAGAAGGTTTAGAAGATATATTTAAATTATATTCAAAAGAGCTAGGGGTTAGTAAAAATGCTGATTATTTAAGAGATTTATTTAGTAGAGCTTACTTAAATCATACTAATTTAGCAGATGCTACACGGTATCTTGCAAACGAATTATTTAAAGATTATGGCTTAGTTATTATTGATGCTAATGATACCAATTTAAAAAAACAATTTGCTCCTTTTATAGAAGATGAATTACTGCATCAAAAATCTTTTAAATCTGTTTTAGAAACAAATAAAGATCTTTCTAAAGCATATGATATTCAGGTAAATCCACGCGAGATTAATTTGTTTTATTTAAAAGAAAATCTAAGAGAACGTATACTTTTTGAAGATGACATATTCAAGGTGAACAACACCAATATCTCATGGAGCAAGAGTGAGATACTAAAACATCTCCGTGAGGTGCCGGAAAGGTTTTCGCCAAATGTGATTATGCGTCCATTGTATCAAGAAGTGATATTACCTAATCTATGTTATATTGGAGGTGGCGGAGAATTAGCCTACTGGTTTCAATTAAAACAGTTTTTTAATACGGTTCATGTCCCATTCCCAATATTGTTGTTACGTAACTCTGCTTTAATTAAGACCAAGCAGCAATCTGATAAATTAAAAAAACTGAATATTTCGAATGCCGATATCTTTTTAAAACGAGATGCTTTTATTAATAAGAAAGTAAGAGAGATATCGAATATAAATATAGACTTTTCATCCCAAAAAGAGCATTTGGAAGTACAATTTAAAACGCTGTTCAAGTTAGCAGAGCAAACAGATAAATCCTTTTTGGGAGCTGTGAAAGCTCAAGAAGTAAAACAGCTAAAAGGAATAGAAAACTTAGAAAAAAGACTACTTAAAGCTCAAAAAAAAACGCTGGCAGATCAGGTTTCCAGAATCACCGAGTTGCAGGAACAATTATTCCCTGGTCAAAGTTTACAAGAACGAAATACCAATTTCTCTGAGTTTTATTTAGAATATGGTGAGCGACTCATTCCTAACCTTATTAAAAACCTAGAGCCTTTAAAAGGTGAATTCTTAATACTAAATCTTTAA
- a CDS encoding alkaline phosphatase PhoX: MKNLFKLFLLLVVTITTGLTVTSCDIEDGKDGKDGLDGVDGSDGTDGANGSDASVYLAASKSPSLLKVTSDFVGLKITPILSSEDVIPNTPDFVYGSMADGAGLINNGNETFTLINNIEADYSIARILLNKNLRPYHGEYILNAAATAETAQCSGSLISPEEHGFGPLYLSGGEWGGASKGVFLTDPAKDAADASTGKLLTAFGQWSTENAVVIGKDAYEDKTVAFIGDDHSDNSVPSGQLGMYVGNRGDLEGGKLYGLKVTSAGIDFEVDMVEGTEYDAEFVELTEREIAALDAEAKSKGVMGFSRLEDIDWRRGSAANQKEVYLAVTGRDKADLVGKGTILGRVYKVVLNDTDPTGACKITCVLDGDKVGGKAEGFHSPDNILVTENYAYIQEDPNGYLDTTANGFAKLYQYNLSTGAIKTVLECDQNRAAGLGYGTIDRNWEITGMIDVTDVVNNGDNTFLLITQNHGWEPADGTSFTDPKANPDLANRKEGSMLYIIKGLER; the protein is encoded by the coding sequence ATGAAAAATTTATTTAAACTTTTTTTACTACTAGTAGTTACAATTACTACCGGTTTAACAGTAACAAGCTGTGATATTGAGGATGGAAAAGATGGAAAAGACGGTCTGGATGGTGTAGATGGTAGTGATGGAACAGATGGCGCAAATGGTAGCGATGCCTCTGTTTATCTAGCAGCATCAAAATCTCCAAGCCTATTAAAAGTAACAAGCGATTTTGTAGGTTTAAAAATCACACCTATTTTATCTTCCGAAGATGTCATTCCAAACACTCCTGACTTTGTATATGGTTCTATGGCCGACGGAGCTGGGTTAATTAACAATGGAAATGAAACGTTTACCTTAATTAACAATATAGAAGCGGATTATTCTATTGCCCGTATTTTATTAAACAAAAATCTAAGACCATATCATGGTGAATATATTCTAAATGCTGCTGCTACTGCTGAAACAGCTCAATGTTCTGGATCTTTGATTAGCCCTGAAGAACATGGGTTTGGTCCCTTATACCTATCTGGAGGAGAATGGGGAGGTGCTTCTAAAGGTGTGTTTTTAACAGACCCGGCAAAAGATGCTGCCGATGCTAGTACTGGAAAATTATTAACTGCTTTTGGACAGTGGTCTACCGAAAATGCTGTTGTTATTGGTAAAGATGCTTATGAAGATAAAACTGTTGCCTTTATTGGAGATGATCATTCTGATAACAGCGTACCTTCTGGTCAATTAGGCATGTATGTTGGAAACAGAGGAGATTTAGAAGGCGGTAAATTATATGGTTTAAAAGTAACTTCTGCTGGTATTGATTTTGAAGTAGATATGGTTGAGGGTACAGAGTATGATGCTGAATTTGTTGAATTAACCGAAAGAGAAATTGCAGCTCTAGATGCAGAAGCTAAATCTAAAGGTGTGATGGGATTCTCTAGATTAGAGGATATCGATTGGAGAAGAGGTTCTGCTGCAAACCAAAAAGAAGTTTATTTAGCTGTTACTGGTAGAGATAAAGCAGATTTAGTTGGAAAAGGAACTATTTTAGGTAGGGTTTACAAAGTTGTATTAAATGATACAGACCCCACTGGGGCTTGTAAAATTACTTGTGTCCTAGATGGTGATAAAGTTGGTGGTAAAGCTGAAGGCTTCCACTCACCTGATAATATTTTAGTCACTGAGAACTATGCATATATACAAGAAGATCCAAACGGGTATTTAGATACTACTGCTAACGGTTTTGCCAAATTATATCAATATAACTTAAGCACAGGCGCTATAAAAACTGTTTTAGAGTGTGACCAGAATAGAGCTGCCGGTTTAGGCTATGGTACCATTGATAGAAACTGGGAAATTACTGGTATGATAGATGTTACTGATGTCGTTAATAATGGAGATAACACATTCTTATTAATAACTCAAAATCATGGGTGGGAGCCTGCAGACGGAACTTCGTTTACAGATCCAAAAGCTAATCCAGACTTAGCAAACAGAAAAGAAGGCTCTATGCTTTACATAATCAAAGGTTTAGAAAGATAA